One Suricata suricatta isolate VVHF042 chromosome 15, meerkat_22Aug2017_6uvM2_HiC, whole genome shotgun sequence DNA segment encodes these proteins:
- the LOC115278829 gene encoding uncharacterized protein LOC115278829 translates to MELLKNSAPKEVHQLYMKKSIPLKILYILILQNFSNEQEDTDDRFLLPETPSPPGVSHSTRLSSQAAPSQECKPRQHAQVRARRRTAAAQTLPINREGPRPRPARRGPHTRAGPSRGLSGPLPRNPRLAGLFPALKSGTALGEAAPNPRRPGRAPSAGRIRAGAPGGLAPHPPKPVGQAPGRGSPVRRGRQGRCQPFRSGAASGTRPKYLGTSGGSGGGSSKLKEMSEPPRQAELRLCQSGLTLRRTARPLEAGGLLNSSACPELETRNEPALHWGKDRNCLRGE, encoded by the exons ATGGAGTTGCTGAAGAATTCTGCACCGAAAGAGGTTCATCAGCTCTACATGAAGAAAAGCATACCACTGAAAATTCTTTACA TCCTCATCTTACAGAACTTCTCAAATGAGCAGGAGGACACAGATGACCGCTTTCTCCTTCCTGAAACCCCCTCTCCACCTGGCGTCTCACACTCCACACGCCTCTCTTCACAGGCTGCTCCGTCGCAGGAG TGCAAGCCGCGACAGCACGCGCAGGTCCGGGCGCGTCGGCGGACCGCGGCGGCTCAGACACTCCCGATTAACCGCGAGGGGCCCCGCCCCAGGCCCGCCCGCCGCGGGCCGCACACACGGGCGGGCCCCTCCCGCGGACTGTCAGGGCCTTTACCCCGGAACCCTCGCCTCGCAGGCCTTTTCCCAGCCCTCAAGAGCGGCACGGCCCTGGGGGAAGCCGCCCCGAACCCCCGACGCCCCGGTCGGGCTCCCTCCGCTGGCCGAATAAGGGCGGGGGCTCCGGGCGGCCTCGCCCCTCACCCCCCAAAGCCCGTCGGCCAGGCCCCGGGCCGGGGCTCTCCCGTACGTCGGGGTCGGCAGGGGAGGTGTCAGCCGTTCCGTTCTGGGGCCGCCTCCGGGACTCGGCCCAAGTACCTTGGAACaagcggcggcagcggcggcggcagctcCAAGCTGAAGGAGATGAGCGAGCCACCGAGACAGGCTGAGCTCCGGTTGTGCCAGAGCGGCCTCACGCTGCGTCGGACGGCGCGCCCTCTAGAGGCTGGAGGCCTTCTCAACAGTTCGGCCTGCCCTGAGCTAGAAACTCGGAATGAACCCGCTCTCCATTGGGGAAAAGACCGAAACTGCCTGCGAGGAGAATGA